The sequence ataaaaattcaccatacaAAACTGCCCATTTTGGGCCTCAGGCTAAAAATCAAACCCAATTGGGCCTCAGACTGTAAAGAATATCAAGCAAAAGCTTTTATAGGATAGGCTGTACAAATGAGAAACTGAGCAAAATATATAATATCTTAGAAAGGAATTTCAATTTTCTTGAGGAAAGGTGGTCTTCCTGTAAACACAACACAATCCCCTTTATTCATACCTGCTCCTTTTTTGGCCAAAGAATCAGCTGAGAAATTGATTTCTCTAAAGCTATGTATAAACtcccattttattttactacaaaTTTTCTTCCATCTTGTAATAGCAATCCAAGGAAGCTTCTCATTCTTAAAAGCTATTATGGCCGTACTTGAATCAGTTCTAAAACAAACATCTAGAAAGTTGTTAAACACTGCCCATTCACCTACAAATAGTACTGCCATTATCTCAGCTAAAAAGTTTGTTGCAATCCCCAAACCACCAGTGGAAGCAACCTTAACATCTCCAGTCCAATCTCTTCCTATAAAACCAAAACCAGAATCTCCAGGGTTACCTCTTGCAGCACCATCACAGCACATCAGTAATTCATTTTTCTTAGGCAGATGAAAAAAGCATTCTTGGACCTGAATGTATCTGACTTTCCTACATCttaatttaaaaaaatttataatcTGTAAATCATAAGATGAATTCCACATGTATGCAGACATTCTAATATCAATGTCAGCTGTGAactttaaatttgtttttttgatCATCTCTAAATTATATTATTCATCTTCATACACTGCTCTATTTCtggaaaaccaaatttctttcaaAGTAATGAAAGAAGCATTTCTCCAAATCTCTTTTACTGCAGGGCTTTTTGTTTTTGCTGCTGAAAAAATATCTTCAAAAGTAGTTGGGTTTATAAATTGAAAAATACCCCCATCCATTTGCGGATAATTTCACTATAATCACAATACCACGAAATATGTTCTAATGTTTCATATGATTGTGTGCAGAAAGGGCATCTTGATGCAATATGAAACTTCCTCTTTTTCGTGGCATCATCAGATGATACCACCTTCCTAAATATCTTCCATACATTACTAGAAACACTAGGGTGTACACTATTATTCTATACTTGTTTAGTCCACTGCAGTGTAGGATATTTCATTCTAATAACTTCACAAGCAGATGCCACGGAAAAAATACATGTTGAAGAGCCACACCAGATTCTTCTATCACTTGTGCTGTCAGCTACTGGCAGTTCATTTGCACCAAAAAATTGTGAAAATTCAGGAGGCACAATCCATTCACCATTAACTAAGAGTTCAACTACCTTCATATTGGGATTAGACTGCATAAGGGTATTTCCTGGAAATAGGCCACATAGAGGTTTGTCCTTGATCCAAGTATCTTGCCAAACTGAGATTTGCTGGCCATCACCAACCAGCCATCTTGTGTTGTTCTAAACTTCATTTATAACCATTTTTATACCAGGCCAAATAGAGGATTTCTTATAATGAGTAATCCATCCTCCTCTGATGTTCTTGAATTTTTCTTGAAAGAATTTTGCCCACTATTCTTCACCATTGAGAATCTTCCAATAGAGCTTCATTAAAAGAGCTTTGTTAATAACTTCAAGTTTTCTAATACCCAAACCACCTTCTGTTAATGGAGAACAAGTTTTATCCCATTTTAATGTAACTGCTTTTCTCACATTAGGATCTCAGACCATAGAAAACTTCTTATTATTCTCTCGCATTCTTTTAAAACTCTCACTGGCCATTTATAAACAGACATATTATAAATTGGTATGCTGCTTAAAACAAACTTCACAAGAATCAGTCTTTCTTGGAATGATAATAATTGCCCCTTCCAACCTGCAAGTTTGTCTTGAAGGTATTCTACACATTCCCAAACATGAGAAGATTTGATGCTCCCAGGAATTAGCATTACTCCCAGATACTTGTTAGGGAAAGAAGCCAAAGGAATGCTGCATTCTTCAGCCAGTTGTAATTTTGTTCTTTCGCTTGTCCCCCCAATAAAACACTTGCTCTTTATTAAGCTTATATTTTTTCCAGAAGATTTTTGATATCCATTCAGTTTCTGCATCAATTTTCTTACATTTCTTTTATCACCATTGCAAAAAATGaatatatcatcagcaaaaaagatGTGTGTTGGCTGCACCCCATTTCTGTTGACCATCGGAATCAGTGTCTTGTTCATAACCATTGAACTCAATTTTCTACTGAGTATATCCTCTATTGCGACAAATAATAAAGGTGATAATGGGTCACCCTGCCTGAGACCTCTACTCACTCCAAAATAACCAGCAGGACCACCATTTATCAGCACAGAAACTTTAGCAGACTTGAGTAAAATATGAATCCATTTAATAAAGTTTACTGAGAAACCAAATGACTTCATGGCTGGAAATTATTTGCTTGTGTTATTTCTAACTTTAAACCAAAGTTACCTCCTCTTCTTTTAATATCAAGTTCATTCACCATTTCAGAAGCAAGCACAATCTGCTCTTGAATATTTCTTCCTTTTATAAAAGCTCCTTGTTGATGAGAAATTATTTTGTCCATTATCAAGCGCAGTCTGGAAGTAATGATTTTTGTAATCACCTTAAAGCTAAAATTCATAAGCCCAATTGGTCTATATTGATTTGCTCTTTTAGCATTCTTAACTTTAGGAAGAAGCACTAAAAAGTTGGAATTCATACCAGAAGGAATGAAGCCTTTTGACCAGCAGTATTGAATGGCTTTGATAAAGTCTTCACCAATTATATTCCATGCCCATCTGTAAAAACATCCACTAAAACCATGTAGACCAGGAGCACTATCAGGGTCCATGTCAAATACAACTTTCTTTATTTATTCAGCTTAAGGAACTAACTCAAGTTTATTGTTGTCTTCTGAGTTAACTTCTTGAGGAACAACACTAAAAATATTTTCTACAATCTGAGTCTCCTGATATTTAAACTTCTCTTCAAAATAAAACACCAAAATGTTAGAAATCCCATGCTGACTAGTAATGAGAGAGCCTTTACTGTTTTCTAGTTCAACAATTGAATTTtgagtttgcttgattctcatgTTTACATggaaaaatttagaatttgaagcCCCTTATTTCATCCATTTAACTCTTGACTTTTGTTTCACCATTTCATTATTTTGGTGATTTAATAATTCTTGTTCCCCTCTAGTTGTTACTAATTTATCCAACAATGCAATGTCTTCTGGTATTCTATCTGAATCCAAAGCAGCTTTCAAGACTGCATcctcaacttttttgagtttctTTTTAATATCCCCAAACACATTCCAATTTCACTGATTTATCACCTTTTTCAACCCTTTCAATTTATGAATGAAAATAAAACTAGGATTGCCATTTACCTTATTTTGCCAGTAATCTTCCACCAATTTCACAAAACCTTCATGTTCCATCCAAACTTTAAAAGCTCTTAAGGGTACATTTAATGGCTTGGGAATTGAAGCATCTGCTCCATAAAGAACACCATGATCAGATAACCCTCTTGGACCAACTTTATAGCCCCAGCTAGGATATAAATCCAACCATTTAATATTGTAGAAAGCTCTATCTAAATTACATACAATTCTTTTAGCTCCAGCTCTATTATTGCACCAAGAAAACTCTAAACCTGTTTTGGGGGCTTGAATAAGCCCACAAATTTGAATACATTTATTGAATTCCAACATTGCCATTTTTAATGGACTTCTACCTCCTTTCTTTTCCTCAATGCTCAACACAGCATTAAAATCACCAATGACCAACCATGGTTTGTCTTGATTGTTAATTTCCAGCATCTTGTCCCACAAAAATCTTTTATCAACTGCAAGAGAAGTAGCATGAACACCAGTAATTAAGGATCCACCTACTTCCACAGTTATTTCTTGTTTAGTATTTGATATTAAAATTGGATTGTAGTTGATATTAAAATTGGATCAGATATTGAAGAACTCCAAAGTAACCAAATATTTCCCTTACCACTTTCAGAAGAATTATGAATAACCAAATGCTTCATTCCAGATAATCTCAACTTTTTAATAGTATCTTTTCTCACACTAATTTTTGGTTCAGCTAACCAAAGTAATGAAGGTCCAAAAGTATAAACTAAACTTcttattttatcagtggcttttgTTCTTCTTAAGCCCCTGATATTCCAGTATATGATCTTCATTGAGAAGTATGAGATTGAGAAGCTTTAGGGCTTCTCTTTCCCTGATTTTTCTTACTACCAATAACACCAAAATCTTTTTTAGGATCAGAACTTGAGCTAGTTGCAGCTTGTTTTATTGTAATGACATTGGGCTTTAGAACTTTATCTTTAACTGCTGGTTTTTCTTTTAAATGTTCAACTGTCTTTGGAGCTGAAGAAATAGGTGGTTGCATAGAGATTAAGTTGGTGATGCTAGGAGCATTGGAACACAAATTTAGTAGCTTATCAACTGGTAGTTCAGGAAAATCTTCATGAGAGGCCAATGTTCCTCGGAAACCATCTTCTTTGTCTTGAAAAATGTGGAATGTCCCTGAAGAAGCTTCATCTTAATAGAGTATAGGTGGAATTATtgcatcaatttcatcatcactGTTAAAGGATTCTACCGGATGTGTTTGAGAATTATCTGGACCTTCCCTTGGAAAACAAATGTCAAAACCAACATTTTCTTGATTCTTAGAAGTTTTTGGTCTCCATATCTTCTTTGTTTTTTCCCATACATCATTAGTAACAAAAGTAGGATCTATAGTCTCCTTTCTTTTATTCCTACACTCTGCTACATAATGGCCTACAACTTGACAATGATTGCAGAATTTTGGAAGTTTAGGAATCTGTAAAGCTTGTTCAAATCTTCCATATTTTGAAGTAACCCATATTTTACTAGCTATATACTTAGCTAAATCAATCTCCACAAGAACACTAGCATAATAATTAATTTCCTTCTTTAAAGTAGTTTCATCAACTTTTATTGCTCTTCCAAGAGTATTCCCCATTTCAAAAATTATGTGTTCTTTCCAATACTCAATAATAATACCAGGAAACATTACCCATACAAAAGCTGAAGTAGATTTTTGAGCCTCTGGATTAAAATTAGGTTCCAAGGCTCTAAGTTTGAGATTTTGTTTTTCAACAACCCAGAGACCCTTCCAGATATAAGATCGATCTTCAAAATTATCAAGTTTAATAATGAAAAAACCTTTTCCAAGAGGAATTAGTTGAAGTTTACCTTTAAGTGACCATTGTTGACGCAGAGAAGCTTCTGCATCcttcaatttcaattttacaAAATCTAATCTCCCAATCAAGTTGTATTTCCATTCTTCTAGACAATGATCAATAAAATCATCTGGAATGAACATAGACGGAACATCATCCTTCTTATACTCACAATTTTTTGATGATTCCTCAGAATTATTACTAAAATTTGAAGATTGTTTTTCTAAATTAGATCGAATGAGATCCATTTTCCGATCGATTTTCAGTGGATTTGGACATGATGATTAGTATGAAAGATCCATAATAGTACCACCAATCATCAGTTTGACTAATAAATCACCTGAATAAATGTTGAATCTACACAGAAATCGAAAAAATTCGAAGAAAATTTTAGCCGAGATGGGAGCGGTTTTTCTCCGTGCCCCTCTTTCCTATCGGCCAATAACATCGCTTTTAGCTTACAAGCTCCGCTTTAAATTGGTAGCCAAAGTAGGCTGGTCGAGATGCTGATATTTCCTAAGGAATAGATCTTGGCCACCCAAGTCAGTCGCAAACTAATCACGACCATACAACTTGGCCGACTCAATTAACTTATCTAAACTCTTACATGCTCGGTAAATAAGGTGCTGTTGTGATGACCGGACACCCACCTATTACCTCGACCAATCATATTAATCCTAGCATACCTGTTCCACTCCAAATCATTgaccaaagtaggctagtcgaacGACCTCTTTATATAAAGAGTTAAATATGGGCCGTCCAAGTCGGTCGCAgaatgatcacgaccacacaacttGGCCGGTCGATTTAACGAGCTTGGCTACTTCCTGGCTTGATCAAGCAAGCTTTATGGTGATTCCTAACACCCTCCTACTATATCATCCAAGCAGAATGCCCGCAACCTACCTGCTCGGCTCCGAATCACCAACCAAATTAGGCTAGTCGGGCGGCTAGGAAGCGTCTCAATTAGGTCAACGACGACCCTTAAATATCGCAGTTCAATCCCAACTGTCCAACTTAGCCTGCCAATTTACCCGGCCTAGATTAGAATTTAGGCGACCAATGAGGTATCGTGATTACTACCAGTCGTCCTTCTTCTTAATGGATCAATCACGTAGTCTGTGGCATACATGCACAGCCACCGATGGCTTACCAAATAGGGGAGGCCACGCCACCTTTAAAGATATGGAATTTTCCACTAATTCAAGCaggctctatacaacgatgcttaACATGCATCGAACATTTTTGAGCTGCTTGATTGAAaacgatgctttatatgcatcgttTACAAACAATTTTTTTAGGGTATCAATCTCATAAATAATTTAATAATTTAACTACAAGCACCATGTGCTATATTTTGAGTACTACTCATGGCAAATCTCATTCATACAACTTGACTTGTCACTTATGACCACATGCTGCCTAACTTGCacgtgattggtcgaaatatttCTTTACATGTAGGTTTTACAAACAAGACCCATGATATATGTTATTTGCTGGAATAATAATGTATTCATTCTTCCACTCTTCATGACCACTTCTCTCATGGTGGTGGGCCCACTCAGCAACTACCATGCAGGACTTGCTTCACTTTTCATTATTAGTCGTGATACGACTTGCTCCACCTTAGTCCTTCAAATCACGACTAAGAGCTACTCTCTACCAAAATacccgagacatcaaacatgtcacaattgggggatgttcatcagggtattggtatggcggtttacagcatgcagtgTGCAAtacacccattatgagaaagtgacgGATAAAGTGGGCAGTTAACGAGTAAAAGAGAAGTGGGTACACAACCATCCGGTCCTAACTTCACAATATGGCACGGTTTCTACCACCTTCACATATCTCCACTACTCTAtaacttccacttcctatgagatcagggtgtttgactatgacttgatataaatagatttttcATCTATCTATCAACAATTAACACAAAATTTATAGAGAACTTACAGCTTCCATTTATACAAGAAAGTTCCATATTCTCAGATAAGTCATAAACAGTCACACCTTATAGATCCCGtctctctgatctcaacaccttttttgcttccctccctaagatcaacccttctccttcattttgtgaacgaagcaagactggaacaaccatttcttgctttaggccagagttgtaccgattgatctctcgaatctaaagtactcatgtgcagtatatttgtttagggtctagaattgtttctcatcaacctacccacTTTTGCTCTTTTCTCcataatcagtttttaccctactacaaattgACGATCACAGTGAGAGATTATTTTCTCTCTCGCGAAATCAATTCCCGAAACTGTTTcagttttctcaatttctcaaaatGGTTAATCTTAtgaatggttcagaaaccctcaatcccaattttacttctcccaatACTGACAATACCTCTCATATTATTCCTGAATTCGTTCTTTCATTTCAAACCCTTGTTGAGGCCATGGATTCTCAATATTCCACAAatattcatgattttatgaaaatcctgaatgatattgttaGGAATCAAGTTATTATTGTCAAGGTGCAGGACGAAGTATTCACCCATTTAAAAGTCTTCACAGATCAATTATTGTATTTTGAAATGTTAGCAAGTCCAGACCTAAAAAGCAAATCAAAGTGAAGATCTAGCTTGATAAATTAAAGAAACATATTAAAAAAGACAGTCTACGATCAAATGAGTTTTCCATCTAGGTTGATAATTATCCTTTTAAACTCAACAACAGTggaaagatcaggatacacgaactatcaagataaagatagtcaggcctggcttcacgaatacctAAGAGGAGTCTTTATGTCGTTAAGCCTAAGTATGTTTCTTAGAATGTAATGACTCGTACTTCCACCAGTATTAtctccacttagccactgcggttatccggcagtgtggggttttcaacgggaatTTCTGCGGTAATCCAACAATAATTTCCCGGATGGTCATCCATccttggattactcccgcccgagcacgcttaactgcagagttttctgccaactctgaagccaattgtgctgaaaaagcCTCaatataatgtagacgttccttacCTCTTGTGATACCAACCGGTATCTAGCTCAATGTCCTAGCATACTCTCTCATCCGAGAAAAATCGACCCATCCCTAGTTGTATCTCAACTAACAACGATATTGTTACCACTTACCCAATGCGGTTAACCAGCAGTGTGGGGGTTTTTAACGACACTACTGTGAATATCCGACAGCACCTTCCTGAGAAGTCACCCATCCCGTGACTATTCTCggtcgagcacgcttaactgagaatttttttcccacaactcagtcaagtgtaccatcaggcctcggtgttaggaaaggacaaaccattaacTATATTCCAATCgcccaaccactgccgaatagcGGGGTATTACAAttccaccaccttaaattggagtcgtacTCGGCTCCTGAATATATTCAAGcctagatctccgacgttccctgccccttATGAGACAAGCACCTGGAgaaaccccgtccagcgtaccttcccaccctcggcatgTGAACCGTCTTCGGCTCTGAtgccatttgtaatgacccgtccctccacttgTATTGTCTCTATTtggccactgcggttatccggaagtgtggggttttcaacgggcatctctgcggtaatccagcatGAACTTGCCGGATGGTCaaccatccctggattactcccacccgagcacgcttaactggaaagttttctgccaactctggagaaaattgtgctgaaaaggcctcggtattaggaaaggacaaaccataaCTTATATTTCATtaggccaaccactgccgaatatcggggtattacaataccaccaccttaaattggacccGTCCTCAGCTCCGGAATATATTCAAGCCCATATCTCCGACGTTCACTTCCCCTCATGAGATAAGTACCCAGATCAACCTcatccagcgtaccttcccaccctcgacaGGTGACCcttcgtcggctctgataccatttttaATGACCCatacctccaccgatattgttcccacttatccactgtggttatccggcagtgtggggttttcaactgGCATTTATGCGGTAATCCAACAACAATTTCCtagatggtcacccatccctggattactccc comes from Papaver somniferum cultivar HN1 chromosome 7, ASM357369v1, whole genome shotgun sequence and encodes:
- the LOC113294905 gene encoding uncharacterized protein LOC113294905; this translates as MKIIYWNIRGLRRTKATDKIRSLVYTFGPSLLWLAEPKISVRKDTIKKLRLSGMKHLVIHNSSESGGSLITGVHATSLAVDKRFLWDKMLEINNQDKPWLVIGDFNAVLSIEEKKGGRSPLKMAMLEFNKCIQICGLIQAPKTGLEFSWCNNRAGAKRIVCNLDRAFYNIKWLDLYPSWGYKVGPRGLSDHGVLYGADASIPKPLNVPLRAFKVWMEHEGFVKLVEDYWQNKKLKKVEDAVLKAALDSDRIPEDIALLDKLVTTRGEQELLNHQNNEMVKQKSRVKWMK